Proteins from one Solenopsis invicta isolate M01_SB chromosome 11, UNIL_Sinv_3.0, whole genome shotgun sequence genomic window:
- the LOC105201404 gene encoding altered inheritance of mitochondria protein 21: MSRSSRCRGQVLLLRLLLVCALVAAGRQEETGRWNKQLSQLIPTNSVYEKQDRNASPSSNEADASLAHSLAENNVMDTSKSKEGGDHKEETVEEEEEKDPKLTDDAEEYEDEDKHEEEELEEEVEGEEEEEEEEERKDRSDTENGAMKKERSPPETSSTSNIDIADFAKDGDYLEDLPTNQDENTYYYYDDYENRNRSHYDAGDGHLDYMDTESEEEDVTPGNSAETEHGALEKREKDVSHESTSNSSQIVEEEVGNPISSTELEQGSSMEGSDKTFSTLDASGEQKQEQEQKQEQEQEQEQEQEQEQEQEQEQEQEQEQEQEQEQEQEQEQEQEPENVSAEVSSILIGGAVVSVVTTKSVVNGTISVPTTSSPATTEQVAPPPPPSSSSSIIETTEGHPEVTTEDSARILASVQTSRSVSGARFLPFPVIDRVEQVEAHGGSLESKKTSQSPSTESIIDKLDWAQSKLSSDLLPAAILGTGGFRSAGNTLQLDVLAERDRTTTTTTATTTTTRRSFTTTAKVPVISKFIPRRYNDKRLEQNNSSTVKPRLETTIDTLEGLLPRNYVLRGTTPSAVTKTNFRWPPPKPTTSTEATETKTTSTTPRTKPKASIVVQDISAFLPAGYKLKKEDAAVTESSLLSEILTKSKVNISSLLPPGYDKKKVEEESESKDTTTTTTTVKSTNVSPEKISSSIQDLFASSKVDISALLPKNYKQITTVTTTAKSTDVSTEKITSSIQDLFASSKVDIAALLPKDYEQRKKNFVPDSKASVANSEQNATVTERTDSESPTTKKAGGLKIVFPSRPGGRKPIHKITTPQTLRGEGPGTVTPKIQKGWPTRVTTEFTGWPTPSTTPISIEKLLEAARTATVASVNISLIPSTNEISSTSSTSTTTTTPRPTTPGMCDDECEVAGTIRIIGNATWVPELLDRNTREWQELANHVEREMNFIFSKSSVLMNWYKNIRIDSFSQGSILVDYFVELANLQQKVNTQELKVIFHDSLRTYNANRWNETSTKGPLKMGIFTIDPKYTDFIVIPKVNMPQYIEKDDRLIPQWAIAVIVIGVGGLLFIIVFGVSVLVNRQNRSKLKPTMSAIYDEEVAKHTSSHRSSDYSKPVHTIWTDPDVSWNDKSFESTSNKILVDKSFQDNKKYNMYDSWRSDWHGYYYNPSHTSSKYGGYDSTTNLSTHHHPDYDTNF, translated from the exons AAACGGGTCGATGGAACAAGCAGCTCTCGCAGCTGATACCAACAAATTCGGTATACGAGAAACAAGACCGAAATGCATCGCCGTCCAGCAATGAGGCCGACGCATCGCTGGCGCATTCGCTGGCGGAGAACAATGTGATGGACACATCGAAATCGAAGGAGGGAGGCGATCACAAGGAGGAGACGgtggaggaagaggaggagaaagacCCTAAGCTGACGGACGACGCCGAGGAATACGAAGATGAAGATAAGCACGAAGAGGAAGAGCTCGAGGAAGAGGTGgaaggagaggaggaggaggaggaggaggaggagaggaaaGATCGCTCTGATACCGAGAATGGCGCAATGAAGAAAGAGAGATCTCCGCCGGAAACCAGCAGCACGTCGAATATCGACATAGCAGACTTCGCCAAGGATGGGGATTACCTCGAGGATCTCCCGACGAATCAGGACGAGAATACGTATTATTATTACGACGACTACGAAAACAGAAATCGTTCCCATTACGACGCCGGAG ACGGACATCTCGACTACATGGACACGGAATCTGAAGAAGAGGATGTCACCCCAGGGAACTCGGCAGAAACAGAGCACGGCGCTctggaaaaaagagaaaaagacgtCTCCCACGAGTCGACTTCTAACTCGTCGCAAATCGTCGAGGAAGAGGTCGGCAATCCAATATCATCAACGGAGTTGGAGCAAGGCTCCTCTATGGAAGGTAGTGACAAAACGTTTTCTACACTCGACGCGTCTGGCGAGCAGAAACAGGAGCAGGAGCAGAAGCAGGAGCAAGAGCAAGAGCAGGAGCAAGAGCAGGAGCAGGAGCAAGAGCAGGAGCAGGAGCAAGAGCAGGAGCAGGAGCAAGAGCAGGAGCAAGAGCAGGAGCAAGAGCAGGAGCAAGAGCAGGAGCCTGAGAACGTCTCTGCCGAGGTGAGTTCCATTCTGATAGGTGGTGCCGTAGTGTCCGTGGTGACCACGAAGAGCGTGGTGAATGGCACGATATCGGTGCCGACGACGTCCTCGCCGGCTACCACGGAGCAagtcgcgccgccgccgccaccatcgTCATCGTCCTCGATAATTGAAACAACCGAGGGACACCCGGAAGTGACCACGGAAGACTCCGCGAGGATTCTGGCCTCCGTGCAGACCAGTCGCAGCGTATCGGGCGCGCGCTTCCTGCCATTTCCGGTGATAGATCGCGTGGAGCAGGTGGAGGCGCACGGCGGGTCGCTCGAGAGTAAGAAGACGTCGCAATCACCGTCCACGGAGAGTATCATCGACAAGCTCGACTGGGCGCAGTCCAAGCTGTCCAGCGATCTTCTGCCGGCGGCCATCCTTGGCACCGGTGGCTTCCGAAGTGCCGGCAACACGCTGCAATTGGACGTGCTAGCCGAACGAGATCGCAccacgacaacgacgacggctACGACTACGACGACCCGCAGGAGCTTCACCACGACGGCCAAGGTGCCGGTTATCAGCAAGTTCATACCACGGCGTTACAACGACAAAAGACTAGAGCAAAACAACAGCAGCACGGTGAAACCGCGATTGGAGACTACGATTGACACCCTGGAAGGTTTACTGCCTCGAAATTATGTACTGAGAGGAACTACTCCGAGTGCGGTCACCAAGACAAATTTCAG GTGGCCTCCTCCGAAACCAACGACATCCACGGAAGCAACAGAGACAAAGACCACATCGACGACACCACGAACGAAGCCTAAAGCTAGCATTGTCGTCCAAGACATTAGCGCATTTCTGCCAGCGGGGTACAAGTTAAAGAAAGAAGATGCAGCTGTCACGGAGAGCTCCCTTCTCAGCGAGATTCTCACCAAATCAAAAGTCAATATTTCATCTCTTTTACCACCTGGCTATGACAAGAAAAAAGTTGAGGAAGAATCCGAGTCAAAGGatacgacgacaacgacgacgacagtGAAAAGTACAAACGTCTCTCCAGAAAAGATCTCTTCGTCTATTCAGGATCTGTTCGCGTCCTCCAAAGTTGACATCTCCGCCTTGTTACCCAAGAACTACAAACAAATaacgacggtgacgacgacaGCGAAAAGTACAGACGTCTCTACGGAAAAGATCACCTCGTCTATTCAGGATCTCTTTGCGTCCTCCAAAGTTGATATCGCTGCCTTGTTACCCAAGGATTACGAGCAAAGAAAGAAGAACTTCGTCCCGGACAGTAAAGCTAGCGTCGCGAACAGCGAGCAGAATGCGACAGTCACTGAACGGACCGATTCCGAGTCGCCTACGACGAAGAAAGCCGGCGGCTTGAAGATTGTGTTTCCAAGCAGACCAGGCGGTCGCAAGCCGATTCACAAAATAACTACTCCGCAGACTTTACGTGGAGAGGGTCCAGGCACAGTAAcgccaaaaatacaaaaaggaTGGCCGACTCG AGTTACTACGGAGTTCACTGGATGGCCAACTCCGTCCACCACACCGATCTCAATCGAGAAATTGCTGGAAGCAGCGCGTACGGCTACGGTAGCATCGGTGAATATATCGCTTATTCCCAGTACGAACGAGATTTCGAGCACAtcgtcgacgtcgacgacgacgacgacaccgAGGCCAACGACGCCCGGTATGTGCGACGACGAGTGCGAGGTCGCCGGTACGATTCGTATCATCGGAAACGCGACGTGGGTGCCGGAACTATTAGATCGGAACACCCGCGAGTGGCAGGAGCTCGCGAATCACGTGGAACGAGAG atgaACTTTATATTCTCGAAATCCAGCGTTTTAATGAATTGGTACAAAAACATAAGGATCGACTCCTTCAG CCAAGGCAGTATCCTAGTAGACTACTTTGTCGAGTTAGCCAATTTGCAGCAAAAAGTGAACACGCAGGAGCTAAAAGTGATTTTCCACGACTCGCTCAGGACGTACAATGCTAATCGGTGGAATGAAACAAGTACAAAGGGTCCATTAAAAATGGGTATCTTCACTATTGATCCTAAGTACACTGATTTCATAG tCATACCTAAAGTGAACATGCCGCAGTACATCGAGAAAGATGATAGATTGATACCTCAGTGGGCAATCGCAGTGATAGTGATAGGTGTCGGAGGTTTGCTATTTATTATCGTGTTTGGTGTGTCTGTG cTCGTCAACAGACAAAATAGATCGAAGCTAAAGCCGACCATGTCCGCCATTTACGACGAAGAGGTGGCTAAGCATACGTCAAGCCACAGATCGAGCGACTACTCGAAACCGGTGCACACAATATGGACCGATCCTGACGTCTCTTGGAACGACAAATCTTTCGAGTCGACTTCCAACAAG ATTCTGGTCGACAAGTCCTTCCAGGAcaacaagaaatataatatgtacGACAGTTGGCGATCCGATTGGCACGGTTATTATTACAATCCCTCGCACACGAGCAGCAAGTACGGCGGTTACGACAGTACCACGAACCTATCGACCCATCACCATCCCGATTACGACACAAATTTCTAA